Proteins co-encoded in one Prunus persica cultivar Lovell chromosome G6, Prunus_persica_NCBIv2, whole genome shotgun sequence genomic window:
- the LOC18773717 gene encoding GDSL esterase/lipase At1g09390: protein MYKDMKGSGITKGEDEEEDAESLLENGRIQRKDKGVVGEGTFGRSPRPFNLALHHQQIPDKNAAAANHGRIAPDDEKKGLGWAQSVGLILTLSGAVLLIILSASVDGHLGPTRPVHIFNFGDSNSDTGGLVAGLGYFVNPPNGRTFFRRSTGRLSDGRLVIDLLCQSLNVSLLSPYLDSLAGSRFSNGANFAIVGSSTLPKRVPFSLNIQVMQFIHFKATAGSKHLINDDGFQKALYMIDIGQNDLADSFTKNLSYAQVTKRIPSVIAEIKSAVKALYDQGGRNFWIHNTGPLGCLPQKLSLVENKDLDPYGCLSSYNAAARLFNEALRHLCNGMRSELKDAVIVYVDIYAIKYDLIANSTKYGFSRPLMACCGNGGPPYNYNVGLTCGHPGSQVCDEGSLFVNWDGIHYTEAANTIVASKILSMNFSTPRIPFDFFCCS, encoded by the exons ATGTACAAAGATATGAAAGGTTCAGGCATAACAAAGGGAGAAGATGAGGAGGAAGACGCTGAATCTTTGCTTGAGAATGGAAGAATTCAGAGGAAAGATAAAGGAGTTGTTGGGGAGGGCACTTTTGGTCGTTCTCCTCGTCCTTTTAATCTAGCATTGCATCATCAACAAATCCCAGACAAAAATGCAGCTGCTGCAAACCATGGAAGAATTGCACCTGATGATGAGAAAAAG GGGCTGGGTTGGGCTCAGTCGGTGGGTCTGATTCTGACACTCTCTGGAGCGGTGCTTCTGATCATTCTCTCAGCCTCAGTCGATGGCCATCTTGGTCCAACAAGGCCCGTCCACATCTTCAACTTCGGCGACTCCAACTCGGACACGGGTGGACTCGTCGCTGGACTCGGATACTTCGTCAATCCCCCCAACGGACGTACCTTCTTCCGTAGATCAACCGGCCGCCTCTCCGACGGACGCCTCGTCATCGACCTCCTCT GCCAGAGTCTGAATGTGAGTCTTTTGAGCCCATACCTAGACTCTTTGGCAGGGTCCAGGTTCTCAAACGGGGCAAACTTTGCCATTGTCGGGTCCTCTACCCTCCCGAAGCGTgtccctttttctttgaatatTCAAGTCATGCAGTTCATCCACTTCAAGGCTACTGCAG GTTCAAAACATTTGATAAATGATGACGGTTTCCAGAAAGCACTGTACATGATCGATATCGGACAAAATGACCTTGCCGATTCATTCACTAAAAACCTTTCATACGCTCAAGTAACAAAGAGAATTCCTTCAGTTATTGCAGAAATCAAGAGTGCGGTTAAG GCTCTATATgatcaaggtggaaggaactTTTGGATACACAACACTGGGCCGTTGGGTTGTCTCCCTCAAAAGCTTTCATTAGTTGAGAATAAGGATTTGGATCCATATGGATGTCTTTCGAGTTACAATGCAGCTGCGAGATTGTTCAACGAAGCATTGCGCCATTTGTGCAATGGGATGAGATCTGAATTGAAGGATGCTGTGATAGTTTATGTAGATATATATGCCATCAAGTATGATCTCATTGCCAACTCCACCAAATACG GTTTCTCTAGGCCGCTAATGGCATGTTGTGGCAACGGAGGTCCTCCGTACAACTACAATGTTGGGCTGACCTGTGGTCATCCTGGCTCCCAGGTTTGCGACGAAGGATCTCTATTTGTGAACTGGGATGGAATTCATTACACCGAAGCCGCAAACACCATCGTGGCCTCAAAGATACTTTCGATGAATTTTTCCACACCACGCATTccatttgatttcttttgttgCAGTTAG
- the LOC18774725 gene encoding uncharacterized protein LOC18774725, producing the protein MVYVQGLGWADQSVGLILTLSGAVLLIILSSSVDGQLCSTRPVHIFNFGDSNSDTGGLAAGLGYSVNPPNGRTFFGSSTGRLSDGRLVIDLLCQSLNLSLLSPYLDSLVGSNFSNGANFAVVGSSTIPKRVPFSLNIQVMQFIHFKAIAAAGSKHWINDEDFRKALYMIDIGQNDLSDSFTNDLSYVQVTERIPSVIEEIKSAVKALYDQGGRNFWIHNTGPLGCLPQKLSLVEKKDLDPYGCLSSYNAAARSFNEALLHLCNGMRSELKDAVIVYVDIYAIKYDLIANSTKYGFSTPLMACCGNGGPPYNFNVRGLCGQPGSHVCDEGTRFVSWDGIHYTEAANTIVASKILSTNYSTPRIPFDFFCDSGLSWADQSVGLIITLSGAVFLIVLSSSVDGQLCPTSPVQIFNFGDSNSDTGGLVAGLGFSVNPPNGRTFFGKSTGRLSDGRLVIDLLCQSLNMSLLSPYLDSLAGSIFSNGANFAVAASCTIPKRFPFSLSIQVMQFIHFKATAGSKHLINDEGFRKALYMIDIGQNDLSYSFTKNLSYVQVTETIPSVIEEIKSAVKALYDQGGRNFWIHNTGPLGCLPQKLSLVEKKDLDPYGCLSSYNAAARSFNEALLHLCNAMRSELKDAVIVYVDIYAIKYDLIANSTKYGFSTPLMACCGNGGPPYNFNAGRLCGRPGSHVCDEGSRFVSWDGIHYTEAANTIVASKILSTNYSTPRIPFDFFCCR; encoded by the exons ATGGTGTATGTGCAGGGTCTGGGTTGGGCTGATCAGTCAGTGGGTCTGATATTAACACTCTCAGGAGCGGTGCTCTTGATCATTCTCTCATCCTCAGTCGATGGCCAACTTTGTTCAACGAGGCCCGTCCACATCTTCAACTTTGGCGACTCCAACTCGGACACGGGTGGACTCGCCGCCGGACTAGGCTACTCCGTCAATCCCCCCAACGGCCGTACATTCTTCGGCAGCTCCACCGGTCGCCTCTCCGATGGACGCCTCGTCATCGACCTCCTCT GCCAGAGTCTGAATTTGAGTCTATTGAGCCCATACCTAGACTCTTTGGTAGGCTCCAACTTCTCAAATGGGGCAAACTTTGCCGTTGTCGGGTCCTCTACCATCCCGAAGCGTgtccctttttctttgaatatTCAAGTCATGCAGTTCATCCACTTCAAGGCTATTGCAGCTGCAG GTTCGAAACATTGGATAAATGATGAAGATTTCCGGAAAGCACTTTACATGATCGATATCGGACAAAATGACCTTTCTGATTCTTTCACTAATGACCTTTCATACGTTCAAGTAACAGAGAGAATTCCTTCAGTTATTGAAGAAATCAAGAGTGCGGTTAAG GCTTTATACgatcaaggtggaaggaactTTTGGATACACAACACCGGGCCGTTGGGTTGTCTCCCTCAAAAACTTTCATTAGTGGAGAAGAAGGATTTGGATCCATATGGATGTCTTTCGAGTTACAATGCGGCTGCAAGATCGTTCAATGAAGCATTGCTCCATTTGTGCAACGGGATGAGATCTGAATTGAAGGATGCTGTGATAGTTTATGTGGATATATATGCCATCAAGTATGATCTCATTGCCAACTCCACCAAATACG GTTTCTCTACGCCGCTAATGGCATGCTGTGGCAACGGAGGTCCTCCGTACAATTTCAATGTCAGGGGGCTCTGCGGTCAACCTGGCTCTCATGTTTGCGACGAAGGAACCCGATTTGTGAGCTGGGATGGAATTCATTACACCGAAGCCGCAAACACCATCGTGGCCTCAAAGATACTTTCCACGAATTATTCCACACCACGCATTccatttgatttcttttgtg ACTCG GGGCTCAGTTGGGCTGATCAATCAGTGGGTCTGATAATAACACTCTCCGGAGCGGTGTTCTTGATCGTTCTCTCATCCTCAGTCGATGGCCAACTTTGTCCAACGAGTCCAGTCCAAATTTTCAACTTCGGCGACTCCAACTCGGACACGGGTGGACTTGTTGCCGGACTCGGCTTCTCTGTCAATCCCCCCAACGGCCGTACCTTCTTCGGCAAATCCACCGGTCGCCTGTCCGATGGACGCCTCGTCATCGACCTCCTCT GCCAGAGTCTGAATATGAGTCTATTGAGCCCATACCTAGACTCTTTGGCAGGCTCCATCTTCTCAAATGGGGCAAACTTTGCCGTTGCAGCGTCCTGTACCATCCCGAAGcgtttccctttttctttgagtATTCAAGTCATGCAGTTCATCCACTTCAAGGCTACTGCAG GTTCCAAACATTTGATAAATGATGAAGGTTTCCGGAAAGCACTTTACATGATCGATATCGGACAAAATGACCTTTCGTATTCTTTCACTAAAAACCTTTCGTACGTTCAAGTAACAGAGACAATTCCTTCAGTTATTGAAGAAATCAAGAGTGCGGTTAAG GCTTTATACgatcaaggtggaaggaactTTTGGATACACAACACCGGGCCGTTGGGTTGTCTCCCTCAAAAACTTTCATTAGTTGAAAAGAAGGATTTGGATCCATATGGATGTCTTTCGAGTTACAATGCGGCTGCAAGATCGTTCAATGAAGCATTGCTCCATTTGTGCAACGCGATGAGATCTGAATTGAAGGATGCTGTGATAGTCTATGTAGATATATATGCCATCAAGTATGATCTCATTGCCAACTCCACCAAATACG GTTTCTCTACGCCGCTAATGGCATGCTGTGGCAACGGAGGTCCTCCGTACAACTTCAATGCCGGGCGGCTCTGCGGTCGTCCTGGCTCTCATGTTTGTGACGAAGGATCCCGATTTGTGAGCTGGGATGGAATTCATTACACCGAAGCCGCAAACACCATCGTGGCCTCAAAGATACTTTCCACGAATTATTCCACACCACGCATTccatttgatttcttttgttgCAGATAG